The following proteins are encoded in a genomic region of Arachis stenosperma cultivar V10309 chromosome 4, arast.V10309.gnm1.PFL2, whole genome shotgun sequence:
- the LOC130974470 gene encoding uncharacterized protein LOC130974470 has product MKNRGWSTIKLLIVLNKRHGFFFVYGFGGTGKTFLYRVLSARLRSEKKIVINVASSGIASLLLPGGKMAHSMFNIPVELTEDTVCRIKKDSPKAEVFRIADLIIWDEAPMTNKLAFEALDRTLRDIMVSVSDRNKNLPFGGKVVVLGDWILQIGEGRCGTVVNDKLFVDIPSDLIIPVLENPVEDIVNTIYPNLVQNFRDPSFFQDRAILAPTVDNVEEINNYIVDLLPGEEKNYLSADSICGSDAYSDVDVDWITVEFLNQIRCSGLPNHSLKLKIGVSIILLRNIDPAGGLCNGTRLVVRDLGTNVIGADIVSGSNVGDKVFITRMSMIPSDTVIPFKFQRRQFPVSLSFAMTINKSQGQTLSTVGLFLRRPVFSHGQLYVALSRVRNRNGLKILLCDEGLDNAGRTENVVFKEVFDKI; this is encoded by the exons ATGAAGAACAGAGGGTGGTCTACGATAAAGTTATTGATTGTTTTAAATAAGAGACATGGATTCTTTTTTGTGTATGGGTTTGGTGGCACTGGAAAAACTTTTTTATACAGAGTTTTGTCAGCTAGATTGCGATCTGAGAAAAAGATTGTTATTAATGTTGCTTCTAGTGGTATTGCTTCTCTGTTGTTACCGGGTGGTAAGATGGCACATTCTATGTTCAATATTCCTGTTGAGCTTACTGAAGACACTGTTTGCCGGATTAAGAAGGATAGCCCAAAGGCTGAGGTATTTCGAATTGCTGATTTGATTATTTGGGATGAGGCACCCATGACTAACAAATTAGCATTTGAAGCGCTCGATAGGACGTTGCGTGATATAATGGTTTCGGTCTCTGATAGGAATAAAAATTTACCTTTTGGTGGGAAGGTGGTTGTTCTTGGTG ATTGGATACTTCAAATCGGTGAAGGTCGATGTGGAACAGTGGTTAACGATAAACTTTTTGTTGATATTCCTTCTGATCTAATCATTCCTGTCTTGGAAAATCCAGTGGAAGATATTGTAAATACAATATACCCGAATTTGGTTCAGAATTTTCGTGATCCAAGTTTCTTCCAAGATAGGGCAATACTTGCTCCGACTGTTGACAATGTTGAAgagataaataattatatagttGATTTGTTGCCCGGTGAGGAGAAAAATTATCTCAGTGCTGATTCGATATGTGGTAGTGATGCCTATTCTGATGTTGATGTTGATTGGATAACTGTTGAATTCTTGAATCAGATTAGGTGTTCTGGTCTACCTAATCATTCATTAAAGTTGAAAATAGGCGTTTCTATTATTTTGTTGAGGAATATTGATCCAGCCGGTGGTTTGTGTAATGGGACTCGACTTGTCGTGCGAGATCTAGGGACAAATGTCATTGGTGCAGATATTGTTTCTGGTAGCAATGTTGGGGACAAAGTTTTTATCACCAGAATGAGTATGATTCCTAGTGATACGGTTATACCGTTTAAATTCCAACGCCGTCAATTTCCGGTTTCTCTGTCCTTTGCGATGACAATCAACAAAAGCCAGGGTCAGACATTATCAACGGTCGGTTTGTTCTTGCGTCGTCCTGTGTTTTCTCATGGTCAACTTTATGTAGCTCTTTCCCGGGTTCGGAATAGAAACGGTCTTAAGATTTTACTTTGTGATGAAGGATTAGATAATGCTGGTAGGACTGAAAACGTTGTCTTTAAGGAAGTTTTTGATAAGATATAA